The stretch of DNA caggtagttatgttctctctctatatacagtcagtgtgatccaggtagttatgttctctctctacagtcagtgtgattcaggtagttatgttctctctacagtcagtgtgattcaggtagttatgttctctctctacagtcagtgtgattcaggtaggtatgttctctctatatacagtcagtgtgattcaggtagttatgttctctctatacagtcagtgtgattcaggtagttatgttctctctatacagtcagtgtgattcaggtaggtatgttctctctatatacagtcagtgtgattcaggtagttatgttctctctatacagtcagtgtgattcaggtaggtatgttctctctatatacagtcagtgtgattcaggtagttatgttctctctacagtcagtgtgattcaggtagttatgttctctctctacagtcagtgtgattcaggtaggtatgttctctctatatacagtcagtgtgattcaggtagttatgttctctctacagtcagtgttattcaggtagttatgttctctctctatatacagtcagtgtgatccaggtagttatgttctctctctacagtcagtgtgattcaggtagttatgttctctctacagtcagtgtgattcaggtaggtatgttctctctctatatacagtcagtgtgattcaggtagttatgttctctctctacagaaAACGGGTGGTGgtcgctctgtctctcctccgatTCCCCTGAACATGGCCCCTGACTCTGTTGACGACATGTACAACGGCTGTGGAAAGGAAATGTCCGGGCTGGTAGAGAACAAATATCTTGAGGAGGAGAAAAACACAACTACAAACTTCAATGCTTCCTGGACAATGGCAGAAAGGTGTGCAAGAAACAAGACCATTAGAGACAATCTTAAACTGAAGCATGTCCAGGCTATCTGTGCTTACACTGCAGGACAACCAACAATATACAAAGATTTTAACCAAGCATGTTTTACCAACAAGAGCATCTACACCTCTGCCTTCAAGTTCCACTCCCTGCATTTCCTGCTGACTGAAGCTATTCTCCTCCTGAAACAAAATCCAGACCAACGGAGCTGTTGCACCACATACAGAAGAACTAAATTGAACTTTACAGGTGAAGTGAACAAGGAAATCCGTTTTGGCTCATTT from Salvelinus fontinalis isolate EN_2023a chromosome 5, ASM2944872v1, whole genome shotgun sequence encodes:
- the LOC129855911 gene encoding ecto-ADP-ribosyltransferase 4-like; the protein is MAIITVWTFLLLTSGVAGEMKTGGGRSVSPPIPLNMAPDSVDDMYNGCGKEMSGLVENKYLEEEKNTTTNFNASWTMAERCARNKTIRDNLKLKHVQAICAYTAGQPTIYKDFNQACFTNKSIYTSAFKFHSLHFLLTEAILLLKQNPDQRSCCTTYRRTKLNFTGEVNKEIRFGSFASSSFLKNLTHFGEKSCFEINTCFGASLKSYPAMGDYEKEVLIPPYEVFNITAVIKKEEVKDLWCDVVYKLQGNKTLSDLNCKMVKSLQIG